The Canis aureus isolate CA01 chromosome 9, VMU_Caureus_v.1.0, whole genome shotgun sequence genome has a segment encoding these proteins:
- the OR6J1 gene encoding olfactory receptor 6J1, which yields MRNHTTVTEFVLLGLSEACELQMLIFLALLLTYLVTLLGNLLIVSITLMDRCLHTPMYYFLCNFAVLEIWFTSVIFPKMLTNILTGNKTISLAGCFLQSFLYFFLGTTEFFLLAAMSFDRYVAICNPLRYATIMSKRVCVQLVICSWMAGFLLIIFPSFITFQQPFCGPNVINHFFCDNFPLLELICADTSLIELLGFIVANFSLLGTLSVTTTCYGYILHSILRIPSAKERQKAFSTCSSHIIVVSLFYGSCIFMYIRAGKGNEGEDKNKVVALLNTVVTPMLNPFIYTLRNKQVKQVFRKQMSKLLS from the coding sequence ATGAGAAACCACACCACTGTCACTGAGTTTGTCCTGCTAGGgctttcagaggcctgtgagctGCAGATGCTCATCTTCCTGGCACTGCTCCTGACCTATCTTGTCACTCTGCTAGGAAATCTCCTCATTGTGAGCATCACCCTCATGGACAGGTgcctccacacccccatgtactaCTTCCTCTGCAACTTTGCTGTCCTGGAGATCTGGTTCACCTCGGTCATCTTCCCCAAGATGCTGACTAACATCCTAACTGGAAACAAGACCATTTCCCTAGCAGGCTGTTTTCTACAAAGTttcctctatttcttcctggGCACTACAGAGTTCTTCCTACTAGCAGCGATGTCCTTTGACAGGTATGTGGCCATATGTAACCCCTTGCGTTATGCCACCATCATGAGCAAAAGGGTCTGTGTCCAGCTAGTTATTTGTTCCTGGATGGCAGGATTCCTTCTCATCATCTTTCCAAGTTTCATCACTTTTCAGCAGCCATTTTGTGGCCCCAATGTCATTAATCATTTCTTCTGTGACAACTTTCCACTCCTGGAGCTCATATGTGCAGACACAAGTCTGATAGAGCTTCTGGGCTTTATTGTGGCCAACTTCAGTTTACTGGGCACTCTGTCCGTGACAACCACCTGCTATGGCTACATCCTCCACAGCATCCTGCGCATCCCTTCAgccaaggaaaggcagaaagccTTCTCAACCTGCTCCTCTCACATTATTGTTGTGTCTCTCTTCTATGGCAGCTGCATCTTCATGTACATCCGGGCAGGGAAGGGTAATGAGGGAGAGGACAAAAACAAGGTGGTAGCCTTGCTCAATACCGTGGTGACCCCAATGCTCAATCCCTTCATCTATACCCTAAGGAACAAACAGGTGAAGCAGGTGTTTAGGAAGCAAATGAGCAAGCTCCTTTCATAA